In Helianthus annuus cultivar XRQ/B chromosome 9, HanXRQr2.0-SUNRISE, whole genome shotgun sequence, the following are encoded in one genomic region:
- the LOC110875625 gene encoding uncharacterized protein LOC110875625: MGVRHIEAHVDSMLVAGQINGQYEAKGDIMALYLNQAKTLLQTFYSYKVHHINRSENKPADALSKLASTSFQHLAKDVRIEVLSSPSVPLREVSVIQTGTTSWMTPIIMYLQSGILPENKAEA, translated from the coding sequence ATGGGGGTCCGACACATCGAAGCGCATGTGGACTCCATGTTAGTAGCAGGCCAAATCAACGGTCAATATGAAGCCAAGGGCGATATAATGGCACTTTATCTCAACCAAGCGAAAACGTTGCTACAAACCTTCTATTCctacaaggtgcaccacataaaCCGAAGCGAAAACAAGCCGGCGGACGCATTAAGCAAGCTCGCATCAACAAGCTTCCAGCACCTAGCGAAGGACGTGCGCATAGAGGTTTTAAGCAGCCCATCCGTTCCACTCAGAGAAGTAAGCGTTATCCAGACAGGAACAACGTCCTGGATGACGCCGATAATCATGTACTTGCAGTCTGGGATACTTCCAGAAAACAAAGCCGAGGCGTGA
- the LOC110877543 gene encoding WAT1-related protein At1g68170 isoform X2 has translation MVSGKKTMYILGSNHQLQCNTKYDGKAGLEDNPWFNKDYGICVRGWWGMWLTFYKGVDIHLWKTNVNLLNGHHHSSHVLYSSNRVMGSLLAIGSSISYSIWLIIQFEQTNMLKTYPCPYSVTVITSTMGAVQALVFGLCTERHWGDWKLGWNVRLLTVAYSGMLASGLMFTFVTRCMQMRGPLFVYAFNPLLLDLVAIAGSLVLNESLHLGSVLGAILIIFGLYAVLWGKGKEVKKVAQLCQIREPSIRTSDGAIDGESEHSSFDVDDSDSKHSSVRSANGELRRVEVVVT, from the exons ATGGTTTCCGGAAAGAAGACT ATGTACATATTGGGATCGAACCATCAACTGCAATGCAACACCAAATAT GATGGAAAGGCTGGGTTGGAAGACAACCCCTGGTTCAACAAAGATTATGGGATCTGCGTTAGGGGTTGGTGGGGCATGTGGTTGACCTTTTACAAGGGAGTTGACATTCACTTGTGGAAAACCAATGTTAACCTTTTAAATGGTCATCATCATTCATCACATGTTCTATATTCAAGCAATAGAGTCATGGGTTCCTTATTGGCCATCGGTAGTTCCATAAGTTATTCTATCTGGTTGATCATTCAG TTTGAACAGACAAATATGCTTAAAACATACCCTTGCCCGTATTCGGTAACTGTTATCACATCGACCATGGGTGCGGTTCAAGCACTTGTGTTTGGGCTATGCACCGAAAGACATTGGGGTGATTGGAAGCTCGGTTGGAATGTTAGACTTCTAACGGTAGCTTATTCA GGCATGTTGGCTTCTGGACTAATGTTTACATTCGTCACAAGGTGTATGCAAATGAGAGGTCCACTATTCGTATATGCTTTTAATCCTCTTTTGCTTGATCTTGTGGCGATAGCTGGATCATTGGTCTTGAATGAAAGCCTACACTTAGGAAG TGTGTTGGGTGCGATATTGATAATATTTGGATTATATGCCGTATTATGGGGCAAAGGCAAAGAGGTAAAGAAGGTGGCTCAGTTGTGTCAGATAAGAGAACCAAGCATTAGAACGAGTGACGGTGCCATTGATGGTGAATCAGAACACTCGAGTTTTGATGTTGATGATAGTGATTCGAAACATTCAAGTGTACGAAGTGCGAATGGAGAATTAAGACGTGTTGAGGTTGTTGTGACATGA
- the LOC110877543 gene encoding WAT1-related protein At1g68170 isoform X1 produces MVSGKKTDLLAVLMQYFIKMYILGSNHQLQCNTKYDGKAGLEDNPWFNKDYGICVRGWWGMWLTFYKGVDIHLWKTNVNLLNGHHHSSHVLYSSNRVMGSLLAIGSSISYSIWLIIQFEQTNMLKTYPCPYSVTVITSTMGAVQALVFGLCTERHWGDWKLGWNVRLLTVAYSGMLASGLMFTFVTRCMQMRGPLFVYAFNPLLLDLVAIAGSLVLNESLHLGSVLGAILIIFGLYAVLWGKGKEVKKVAQLCQIREPSIRTSDGAIDGESEHSSFDVDDSDSKHSSVRSANGELRRVEVVVT; encoded by the exons ATGGTTTCCGGAAAGAAGACT GATTTGCTGGCTGTTTTGATGCAATACTTTATAAAGATGTACATATTGGGATCGAACCATCAACTGCAATGCAACACCAAATAT GATGGAAAGGCTGGGTTGGAAGACAACCCCTGGTTCAACAAAGATTATGGGATCTGCGTTAGGGGTTGGTGGGGCATGTGGTTGACCTTTTACAAGGGAGTTGACATTCACTTGTGGAAAACCAATGTTAACCTTTTAAATGGTCATCATCATTCATCACATGTTCTATATTCAAGCAATAGAGTCATGGGTTCCTTATTGGCCATCGGTAGTTCCATAAGTTATTCTATCTGGTTGATCATTCAG TTTGAACAGACAAATATGCTTAAAACATACCCTTGCCCGTATTCGGTAACTGTTATCACATCGACCATGGGTGCGGTTCAAGCACTTGTGTTTGGGCTATGCACCGAAAGACATTGGGGTGATTGGAAGCTCGGTTGGAATGTTAGACTTCTAACGGTAGCTTATTCA GGCATGTTGGCTTCTGGACTAATGTTTACATTCGTCACAAGGTGTATGCAAATGAGAGGTCCACTATTCGTATATGCTTTTAATCCTCTTTTGCTTGATCTTGTGGCGATAGCTGGATCATTGGTCTTGAATGAAAGCCTACACTTAGGAAG TGTGTTGGGTGCGATATTGATAATATTTGGATTATATGCCGTATTATGGGGCAAAGGCAAAGAGGTAAAGAAGGTGGCTCAGTTGTGTCAGATAAGAGAACCAAGCATTAGAACGAGTGACGGTGCCATTGATGGTGAATCAGAACACTCGAGTTTTGATGTTGATGATAGTGATTCGAAACATTCAAGTGTACGAAGTGCGAATGGAGAATTAAGACGTGTTGAGGTTGTTGTGACATGA